The sequence GCGTGGTACGCGCCCTCGTGGAGCTGCACGACGAGCCCGCCGGCCGACGTCTCGTCGACCACCGGCAGGCTCGTGGGGGCCGGACGCGGCTGCACCGCGCGGGGGGCGCGGAGGCGGTGGCCGCCCGGCGGCGCGGGGATGCCCCGCGGGGGCGGCACCGGCACGCCCCGCGGGGGGGAGGGGTGTGCGGCGCCGGACATGCCTGCCACTGTAACGACTCGACGTGTCCCCACGGCGCCTCGGCGGCCGGTGGGGCGGTCGCGGTCGCCGCCTAGAATCGGCCGGGTGCCCGACGAGCCCCTGTCCCTGATCGCGCTGCAGAAGCGCGCGCTCGGCGTCCTCGCGTCCCTGCCGTCCGACGCCCTGGAGCTCGGCGCGGCGTTCCGCGACGCCGGTCACGAGCTCGCGCTCGTCGGCGGGCCCGTGCGGGACGCCTTCCTGGGGCGCGTCTCGTCGGACCTCGACTTCACGACGTCGGCGACGCCCGACGAGACCGAGGCGATCCTGCGGCGGTGGGGTGACGCGCACTGGGACATGGGCCGGGAGTTCGGCACGATCGGTGCCAGGCGGTTCGGCTCCCGGCACGGGGGCGCGGACGTCGTCGTCGAGGTCACCACCTACCGGACCGACGCGTACGACCCGTCCTCCCGCAAGCCCGAGGTCGTGTTCGGCGACACGCTCGACGGCGACCTGTCGCGGCGGGACTTCACCGTGAACTCGATGGCGGTGCGGCTGCCGGAGCTCACGTTCGTCGACCCGTTCGACGGGCTCGCGGACCTGGCGCGCGGCGTGCTGCGGACGCCGGTGGACCCGCGGCAGTCCTTCGACGACGACCCGCTGCGGATGATGCGCGCCGCGCGGTTCGCCGCCCAGCTGGGCTTCCGCGTCGACGAGGCCGCGCACGCCGCGATCGTCGAGCAGGCCGAGCGCATCACGATCGTCTCCGCGGAGCGGGTGCGCGACGAGCTGACCAAGCTGCTGCTCGCGCGCCAGCCGCGGCTGGGTCTCCAGGTGCTGGTCGAGACCGGCCTGGCGGACCACGTGCTGCCCGAGCTGCCGGCGCTGCGGCTCGAGATCGACGAGCACCACCGGCACAAGGACGTGTACGAGCACTCGCTCACCGTGCTGGACAAGGCGATCGCGCTCGAGACCGGGCCGGACGGCGCGGTGCCGGGCCCGGACCTGGTGCTGCGGCTCGCGGCGCTGCTGCACGACATCGGCAAGCCCCGCACGCGCCGGTTCGAGGACGGCGGCGGCGTCTCGTTCCACCACCACGAGGTGGTGGGCGCCAAGATGGCGGCCAAGCGGCTCAAGGAGCTGCGGTTCGACAAGGCGACCGTGCAGGCCGTGGCGCGGCTCACCGAGCTGCACCTGCGGTTCCACGGCTACGGCGAGGGCGGCTGGACCGACTCGGCCGTGCGGCGATACGTCACCGACGCCGGGCCGCTGCTCGAGCGGCTGCACCGGCTGACCCGCTCCGACTGCACCACGCGCAACGTCCGCAAGGCGCAGCGCCTGTCCGCGGCGTACGACGACCTCGAGGTGCGCATCGACCGCCTCCGCTCCCAGGAGGAGCTCGACGCGATCCGGCCGGACCTGGACGGCACGCAGATCATGGCGATCCTGGACCTGAAGCCCGGCCGCGAGGTGGGCGAGGCCTACAAGCACCTGCTCGCGCTGCGGATGGAGCAGGGTCCGCTGGGGCCCGAGCGGGCCGAGGCGGAGCTGCGCGCGTGGTGGGCCGCGCGGGCCTGAGCGCCCGTCCGGTCAGCCCGGGCAGGTCACGCTTCCGGTGACGTGCGCCGCGTCGCTCATCTGCGTCTGGAGCCCGGACGTGCCGGCCTGGACCACGACGCCCTCGAGCTCCTCGACCGTCACGCCCGTCTCGGTGGCGGGCGCGCTCTGCGTCGAGAGGAACTCGAGCTCGTCGCCCAGCCGCACGCGGAACGTCGCCGCGCCCGCGCCGTCGACCAGGACGGCGATCCGGCGCTCGGACGCGGTGGGCTCGTCGGAGGACAGCAGGCGGGGCTCGCCGTCGTCGCACAGCGTCGCGGCGGACGCGACCTCCACCCGCTGCTCGCCGTCCGCGCCGGTGTACGTCACGACGAGCGCGGCGGACCCCGGCTCGCCGCCGCCGCCGCAACCGGTCAGGGGGACGAGTGCGACCGCGACCAGGGGGACGAGCCGGACGATGCGGGATCGGGTGCGCACGACGGCACGTTAGCGGAGGAACCGGCCCATCCGGGCCCGTCGTCCGCGGTGACGCGTGTCGCTTCTGTCGATGAAACCGCAGGTCAGGACGCCGACGGAGGAGCCGTGGCGGGAGCCGGCCCGGGCACCGGGGTCGCCTCGGGGTGTCGTCGGGCCGCCGCCCCGTACGTCACCGCGCCCACGACGTAGCCCGCGGTGAGCACCGCGAAGACGCCGCGCGACCAGCCGGTGTCCGGCAGCGCGGTGGCCGCCAGCGCGGCCGCGCCCACGAACGCCGCGTTGTAGAGCACGTCGTACAGCGCGAACGCGCGGCCCCGGTACGCGTCGGCCGTGTCCCGCTGGACGATGGTGTCGACCGCGATCTTGGTGCCCTGCGCCGCGAGGCCCAGCACCGCGGCGGCGGCCAGCAGCGGCCCGCGCTCGTACGTCACGGCCAGGACCGCCTGGCTGACGGCGCCGAGGCTCAGGCACAGCACGATCCAGCCGTGCACGCCGGTGCGCGGGCTGACCGTCGGCGTGAGCACCACGGCAGCGGCGAAGCCCACGGCGGTCGCGGCGAGCACGGTCGCGAACGTCGCGAGCCCCTCGCGTGCGTCCTGCGGGTCCGCGAGCAGGTTGCGCGAGATGAGGATGCTGGCGATGAACACGACCCCGTAGAGGAACCGCGTGTACGCCATCATCCCCAGCGCGCGGGCGGGCGTGCCGCGCGCCACCAGGTAGCGCGCGCCCTCGACGAGCCCGCGCGCGAGCGTGCCGAGCTCGGCGCGCAGCTCGGCCGCGTCGGACCGCTCGTCCGGCCCCAGCCGGTCCCTGCCCAGGCGCGCCGCCAGCGCGGACGCCGCCGCCATCGTGGCGGCGGCGAGGACGAGCGCGGACGCGTCCCGCACGCGCCCGGCCGGCAGCACCCAACCGAGCACGAACCCGACCGCGCCGCCCACCCCCGCGGCGGCCGTGCCGAGCGTCGGGACCAGGGAGTTCGCGGTCAGCAGCAGCGGGCCGCCGACCACCTGCGGCAGCGACGCGGACAGCGCCGAGAGCAGGAAGCGGTTGACCGAGAGCGCGACGAGCGCGAGCACGTAGACCGCCGGTCCGACGCCCGCGGTCACCATGAGCAGCGCGATCGTCAGCGTGAGCGCGACGCGCACAAGGTTCCCGACGAGCAGCACCTGCCGCCGGCGCCAGCGGTCGAGCAGCACACCCGCCCACGGCCCGACGATCGTGAACGGCAGCAGCAGCACCGCGAACGCCGCCGCGACCCCGCCCGCCGTGCTCGCGTTCTCCGGGGAGAAGAAGAACAGGGTCGCGAGCCCGACCTGGAACATGCCGTCCGCGCACTGGCTCACCAGCCGCACGCTGAACAGCCTGCGGAAGTCCCGCAGCGGCCACAGC is a genomic window of Cellulomonas fulva containing:
- a CDS encoding CCA tRNA nucleotidyltransferase; this encodes MPATVTTRRVPTAPRRPVGRSRSPPRIGRVPDEPLSLIALQKRALGVLASLPSDALELGAAFRDAGHELALVGGPVRDAFLGRVSSDLDFTTSATPDETEAILRRWGDAHWDMGREFGTIGARRFGSRHGGADVVVEVTTYRTDAYDPSSRKPEVVFGDTLDGDLSRRDFTVNSMAVRLPELTFVDPFDGLADLARGVLRTPVDPRQSFDDDPLRMMRAARFAAQLGFRVDEAAHAAIVEQAERITIVSAERVRDELTKLLLARQPRLGLQVLVETGLADHVLPELPALRLEIDEHHRHKDVYEHSLTVLDKAIALETGPDGAVPGPDLVLRLAALLHDIGKPRTRRFEDGGGVSFHHHEVVGAKMAAKRLKELRFDKATVQAVARLTELHLRFHGYGEGGWTDSAVRRYVTDAGPLLERLHRLTRSDCTTRNVRKAQRLSAAYDDLEVRIDRLRSQEELDAIRPDLDGTQIMAILDLKPGREVGEAYKHLLALRMEQGPLGPERAEAELRAWWAARA
- a CDS encoding MFS transporter, with amino-acid sequence MARVQVIADLRALWPLRDFRRLFSVRLVSQCADGMFQVGLATLFFFSPENASTAGGVAAAFAVLLLPFTIVGPWAGVLLDRWRRRQVLLVGNLVRVALTLTIALLMVTAGVGPAVYVLALVALSVNRFLLSALSASLPQVVGGPLLLTANSLVPTLGTAAAGVGGAVGFVLGWVLPAGRVRDASALVLAAATMAAASALAARLGRDRLGPDERSDAAELRAELGTLARGLVEGARYLVARGTPARALGMMAYTRFLYGVVFIASILISRNLLADPQDAREGLATFATVLAATAVGFAAAVVLTPTVSPRTGVHGWIVLCLSLGAVSQAVLAVTYERGPLLAAAAVLGLAAQGTKIAVDTIVQRDTADAYRGRAFALYDVLYNAAFVGAAALAATALPDTGWSRGVFAVLTAGYVVGAVTYGAAARRHPEATPVPGPAPATAPPSAS